One Companilactobacillus heilongjiangensis genomic window, ATTAGTAAGAACAAACTAAAAAGCAGTAATCCTTTATTTATCGAAAGGGATTACTGCTTTTTGATTGTCTTGATACATTGCATCCGATAGTTTAATGCTTTTAAAGGGATGTGCAGATGAATATTCTAACCGTTGGAGACGAAAAAACAGCCTAGGAATTCCCTAAGCTGTTTTCTTTTTTCTATTTTTGATGGCTGTGATTAAGATAGGAACTAATGAAACAATCACGATACCGATGATAATCATTGAGAAGTGTTCTTGCACGACTGGAATGTTACCAAATAGGTGACCAGCAGCTGAACAAACTAGAACCCATAGGAAAGCACCGATGAAATTGAATTTCAAGAATGTTCCGTAATGCATTGTTCCACTACCAGCAACGAAAGGTACGAAAGTTCTAATTAAGGGGATGAAACGACCGATGGCGATTGTTTTACCACCATGTTTTTCAAAGAAATGATGCGCTTCGTCCAAGTGATCTTTATTGATAAGTTTACCGAGGTATTTGTTCTTCGTCGCGTATTCCCCAAAATGTTCACCAATTTCGTAGTTCATTGAATCTCCCAAAACAGCTGCTGCTAGGAAAATTAAGAACATCAACCAAGAAATCAGTCCATATTTAGGATTAGCGGCTAACGCCATTGCTGCGAAGATTAAGGAATCTCCGGGTAGAAACGGTAGGATAACAACGCCGGTTTCAATAAAGATAATCAGAAATAGTATTAAATATGTCCACAAGCCGAAATTATTTACGATATTGACCATGTGGTGATCAATGTGCAAGATAAAATCAACCAAACCCATTATGTAACTCAATCAATCAACTCCAAAATTCAAATTAAACTTCATTATACCAGCATAACTTAAAATAACTTTAAAATTAATGGAAATTAAAGATTATTTCTCGAAAATAGAAGTACTGTGTTCGAAGTAATTCTTCTCTGGGTAAAGGTTACGTAAGGCTTTAGTGACTGCAATGGGACCTTCAGCAAATGCTGTCGCAATCAATTGCAACTTTCCAGGGTAAGTTACGATGTCACCGATAGCGAAGACATTTGGTAAATTGGTTTCCATTTCTTGAGATACTTTGATGAATGGACCATTTAATTCAACGTTCCAGTCATGAAGTATCTTAGAATCAGATACAAAGCCATAATTGACTAGTAGTTTATCTGCGGTCACGACTTTAATATCATCTGACTTAATCATTTTTAAAGTAACATCAATTTTGTCATGATTGTCTGGGTTGTAGTTAAGCCCTTTAATGATATAGGGATTGAGTTGTTCAACACTAGATTGTTCCAGCTTGGCAACACTTGATTCCATAGCACGATACTTATTACGACGATGAACTAGGAAAGTACGTTTAGCAATGTTGGAAAGGTCAATTGACCAATCAACAGCAGAATCGCCACCGCCAGCAACGATGACATCTTTATTCTTGAAAGATTCAATGCTATTGACGAAGTAATCGAGATTGTTTTCTTCTATAGTAGGATCATAATCAAAAGTTAACTTGCGAGGTTTGAAAGCACCATTACCAATAGCAATAATGATAGCTTTAGTATAGATGGTTTCATTATTAGTAGTCAGTTCCCAAATGTCGTCTTTTCTATCTATAGAAGAAACAGATGTATTAAGGTATTGGTCACAGTTCATAATGTCTAACTGTTCGTTAAGTTGCTTGGTTAAGTCAGTACCAGATATCTTAGGAAGTGCAGCCACATCGTATATATGTTTCTGAGCGTAAAGTGTTTCCGGTTGACCGCCCAATTTTGGTAAACTTTCTATTAAAGCTACCTTTAGATTTCGCAAACGGGCGAAGTAGGCTGCAAACATACCAGCAGGACCACCACCGATAATTGAAATGTCATAAATTTTGTCATTCATAATCTTAGTCACCATTTTCTGTTATATAATCTATAGATACATTGTTACACATTTTAAAATTCAATGCGGGAGGAAAGTTAATGCGAATTGGAGATAAACTAACTGGAACCATCTCGGGTATTCAATCATATGGAGTTTTTGTAAAGCTAGATGATGAGTATCAAGGCTTAATCCATATATCGGAATTAAAACATGGCTTTGTATCTGATCTTAATAGTAAGTACAAAGTCGGAGATAAGGTTAATGTAATTGTAATGGGTATTGATGAATACAATCAACAGATAAGTTTATCAATGCGAGCTTTGCAGCCAGAGAAGATAGGAAGACCTATTTTACACAAGCATTTCTGGACGGATTATCGCAATAAGATAGGCTATAAGACGATTGCAATGCATAAAGATGCCTGGGTAAAGGCCGCTTTAAAGCAGATTTCAGAGAAAAATGAAAAAAATTCAACTTTTTTGTAAAAAAGGGTTGCGCACACTTAATCTAATTGGTAATATATATCTTGTTGTTGCGACAGATGACAACGGCGTCAACGGATTCAAGCTTAATTGCTTATCTTAATCGCCTTTAATTATTTTAAAAAAGTTCTTGACTTGGTCTTGTAACTTCGATATGATAATTAAGTTGTCTATTAGATAACTTCTAACAATTTATCATTTGTTTGATAGATTGTTAGAAAAATTATTTTAAAAAGTTCTTGACATTCATTTGTCAGCTTGATAAAATAATTAAGTCGCTGATGAGCGTAAGCGCTTAATCAGCTGGTAGACCTTTGAAAACTGAACAAAGTTTTAACACTAAAATTGTGTAGGCCAACATTTATTTGTTGGATTTACAACGAAGTCAATTCGCTAGTATTTAATATTTTTATTGAGTCACAAACTTTTAATATGAGAGTTTGATCCTGGCTCAGGACGAACGCTGGCGGCATGCCTAATACATGCAAGTCGAACGAACTTTCCCGATGATTGAAGCTTGCTTCATGAATCGGATCTAAGTGAGTGGCGGACGGGTGAGTAACACGTGGGTAACCTGCCCAAAAGTGGGGGATAACATTTGGAAACAAGTGCTAATACCGCATAACAACTACTTTCACATGATCGTAGTTTAAAAGATGGCTCTGCTATCGCTTTTGGATGGACCCGCGGCGTATTAGCTAGTTGGTGAGGTAAAGGCTCACCAAGGCAATGATACGTAGCCGACCTGAGAGGGTAATCGGCCACATTGGGACTGAGACACGGCCCAAACTCCTACGGGAGGCAGCAGTAGGGAATCTTCCACAATGGGCGAAAGCCTGATGGAGCAATGCCGCGTGAGTGAAGAAGGTTTTCGGATCGTAAAACTCTGTTGTTGAAGAAGAACATGCGTGAGAGTAACTGTTCACGTACTGACGGTATTCAACCAGAAAGCCACGGCTAACTACGTGCCAGCAGCCGCGGTAATACGTAGGTGGCAAGCGTTGTCCGGATTTATTGGGCGTAAAGAGAATGTAGGCGGTTTATTAAGTTTGAAGTGAAAGCCCTCGGCTCAACCGAGGAAGTGCTTCGAAAACTGGTAAACTTGAGTGCAGAAGAGGAAAGTGGAACTCCATGTGTAGCGGTGGAATGCGTAGATATATGGAAGAACACCAGTGGCGAAGGCGGCTTTCTGGTCTGTAACTGACGCTGAGATTCAAAAGCATGGGTAGCAAACAGGATTAGATACCCTGGTAGTCCATGCCGTAAACGATGAGTGCTAAGTGTTGGAGGGTTTCCGCCCTTCAGTGCTGCAGCTAACGCATTAAGCACTCCGCCTGGGGAGTACGATCGCAAGATTGAAACTCAAAGGAATTGACGGGGGCCCGCACAAGCGGTGGAGCATGTGGTTTAATTCGAAGCAACGCGAAGAACCTTACCAGGTCTTGACATACCATGAAAAGCTAAGAGATTAGTCTTTCCCTTCGGGGACATGGATACAGGTGGTGCATGGTTGTCGTCAGCTCGTGTCGTGAGATGTTGGGTTAAGTCCCGCAACGAGCGCAACCCTTATTATCAGTTGCCAGCATTCAGTTGGGCACTCTGGTGAGACTGCCGGTGACAAACCGGAGGAAGGTGGGGACGACGTCAAATCATCATGCCCCTTATGACCTGGGCTACACACGTGCTACAATGGTCGGTACAACGTGCTGCGAACTCGCGAGGGCAAGCAAATCACTTAAAACCGATCTCAGTTCGGATTGTAGGCTGCAACTCGCCTACATGAAGCTGGAATCGCTAGTAATCGCGGATCAGCATGCCGCGGTGAATACGTTCCCGGGCCTTGTACACACCGCCCGTCACACCATGAGAGTTTGTAACACCCAAAGCCGGTGGGGTAACCCTTCGGGGAGCTAGCCGTCTAAGGTGGGACAAATGATTAGGGTGAAGTCGTAACAAGGTAGCCGTAGGAGAACCTGCGGCTGGATCACCTCCTTTCTAAGGATATGATGCGTAAGCATCAACGGAAATACACAATTGTTAAAACTTTGTTTAGTTTTGAGGGGTCTACCCTCAAACTCGTACCTTGAAAACTGGATATTAAGAAATAATGAATTAAAGAAACACCGAAAACTGCGCGATAAAAATGATTAATTTCATATTTTGTCAAGATTAAGTTATAAAGGGCGCACGGTGGATGCCTAGACACTAGGAGCCGATGAAGGACGTAACTAACGACGATACGCCTCGGGGAGCTGTAAGTAAGCTTTGATCCGGGGATTTCCGAATGGGGGAACCCAAATAT contains:
- a CDS encoding CvfD/Ygs/GSP13 family RNA-binding post-transcriptional regulator codes for the protein MRIGDKLTGTISGIQSYGVFVKLDDEYQGLIHISELKHGFVSDLNSKYKVGDKVNVIVMGIDEYNQQISLSMRALQPEKIGRPILHKHFWTDYRNKIGYKTIAMHKDAWVKAALKQISEKNEKNSTFL
- a CDS encoding NAD(P)/FAD-dependent oxidoreductase, coding for MNDKIYDISIIGGGPAGMFAAYFARLRNLKVALIESLPKLGGQPETLYAQKHIYDVAALPKISGTDLTKQLNEQLDIMNCDQYLNTSVSSIDRKDDIWELTTNNETIYTKAIIIAIGNGAFKPRKLTFDYDPTIEENNLDYFVNSIESFKNKDVIVAGGGDSAVDWSIDLSNIAKRTFLVHRRNKYRAMESSVAKLEQSSVEQLNPYIIKGLNYNPDNHDKIDVTLKMIKSDDIKVVTADKLLVNYGFVSDSKILHDWNVELNGPFIKVSQEMETNLPNVFAIGDIVTYPGKLQLIATAFAEGPIAVTKALRNLYPEKNYFEHSTSIFEK
- a CDS encoding DedA family protein; its protein translation is MMGLVDFILHIDHHMVNIVNNFGLWTYLILFLIIFIETGVVILPFLPGDSLIFAAMALAANPKYGLISWLMFLIFLAAAVLGDSMNYEIGEHFGEYATKNKYLGKLINKDHLDEAHHFFEKHGGKTIAIGRFIPLIRTFVPFVAGSGTMHYGTFLKFNFIGAFLWVLVCSAAGHLFGNIPVVQEHFSMIIIGIVIVSLVPILITAIKNRKKKTA